One genomic region from Spirosoma sp. KCTC 42546 encodes:
- a CDS encoding MFS transporter, whose translation MLQQTLHLYQRAYRGLSPSVWLLAGVMLINRCGTMVLPFMTLYLTQHLHFSVTDAGIVMAIYGAGAFVGTFLGGRLTDRFGFYYIQLISLIFGGLALVLLQFVVNFYALCGSVFIFTLFGDAFRPANQAAIAHYSDSETRTRAFSLNRLAINLGWAVGGGLGGWLASINYSLLFWADGLTCLVASLVLWLYLPDPAIARKVNETTIVAVDEAGLPDKSPYRDTLFVGFVVCAALYFVVFMQLFSIVPLFFKEVLHMTERLIGSLMALNGIIIVVVEMALVYSLEQQKRSKINLIIMGVMLTSISYIALTIPTISVFSGLQIALLFIVLGTLSEMLAIPFIQSFSVERSTPATRGQYLALYSMGGALAQTTAPAFGSLIVANFGFTTHWLILAGIGLVSAGGFWWLGKSYSNEMLLEQ comes from the coding sequence ATGCTTCAGCAAACGCTCCATCTCTATCAACGGGCTTATCGGGGACTATCGCCATCGGTATGGTTACTGGCGGGTGTGATGCTCATTAACCGCTGTGGCACCATGGTATTGCCGTTCATGACGCTTTATCTCACGCAGCATCTCCATTTTTCGGTTACAGATGCGGGCATTGTTATGGCCATTTATGGGGCTGGCGCTTTTGTCGGCACATTCCTCGGCGGGCGCTTAACCGACCGGTTCGGCTTCTACTACATTCAGTTAATTAGCCTGATTTTTGGTGGACTGGCCCTGGTACTGCTCCAGTTTGTTGTGAATTTTTATGCTCTTTGTGGGAGTGTATTTATTTTCACCTTATTTGGCGATGCCTTCCGGCCCGCCAACCAGGCTGCTATTGCCCACTATTCCGACTCGGAAACACGTACTCGGGCCTTCTCGCTCAATCGGTTGGCAATTAACCTCGGCTGGGCAGTTGGCGGAGGATTGGGTGGCTGGTTAGCCAGCATCAATTACAGCCTTCTCTTCTGGGCTGATGGACTGACCTGTTTAGTAGCGAGCCTGGTGCTGTGGTTGTATTTACCTGATCCAGCAATAGCCAGAAAGGTTAACGAAACAACGATAGTAGCCGTAGATGAAGCCGGTTTGCCAGATAAAAGTCCTTACCGGGATACGCTATTCGTTGGCTTTGTGGTTTGTGCCGCGCTATATTTTGTGGTATTCATGCAGTTGTTTTCGATTGTGCCGCTGTTTTTCAAAGAAGTGCTACATATGACTGAGCGCCTGATTGGCAGCCTGATGGCACTCAACGGCATCATCATTGTGGTGGTCGAAATGGCGTTGGTTTATAGTCTTGAGCAGCAAAAACGGTCGAAAATCAACCTGATTATAATGGGCGTTATGCTGACATCAATATCCTATATCGCGCTCACAATACCGACCATTAGCGTATTTTCTGGATTACAAATCGCCCTGCTATTCATTGTATTGGGTACGCTAAGCGAAATGCTGGCCATCCCCTTTATCCAGTCATTTTCGGTTGAGCGATCTACTCCGGCAACCCGAGGTCAATACTTAGCTTTATATTCAATGGGTGGCGCACTTGCCCAAACTACAGCCCCGGCATTTGGCTCACTTATAGTGGCAAATTTCGGATTCACGACACACTGGCTGATTTTAGCCGGAATTGGCCTGGTATCAGCAGGTGGTTTTTGGTGGCTGGGGAAGAGCTATAGTAATGAAATGCTGTTGGAGCAGTAG
- the argH gene encoding argininosuccinate lyase — protein MKLWQKEGVTTADQIERFTVGRDREMDLYLAPFDVLGNLAHAQMLETINLLTKAELSQLTAELKKIYQQIDAGQFVIEEGVEDVHSQVELMLTRALGDTGKKIHSGRSRNDQVLVDMKLFTRDRLWQVAESVQRVFNRLVSRSEQHKDDLVPGYTHLQIAMPSSFGLWFGAYAEALADDMLTLQTAYRLANRNPLGSGAGYGSSFPLNRTLTTELLGFEGMHVNVVYAQMSRGKTEQTALTALAAVAATVSRMAMDICLYNSQNFGFLTLPDGLTTGSSIMPHKKNPDVAELLRAKTNRMKALPMEVTLVMSNLPSGYHRDMQLLKEILMPAFDEILDCLSITDFMLEHIQVKPNLLDDPKYDLLFSVERVNELVLQGVPFREAYRTVGKEIAEYTYHPPRELHHTHEGSIGNLGNDLISEAMEKAMAGFGVNKAQLAIEQLLA, from the coding sequence TTGAAACTCTGGCAAAAAGAAGGCGTTACTACCGCCGACCAAATAGAACGCTTCACCGTCGGGCGCGACCGTGAAATGGATCTCTACCTCGCTCCGTTCGATGTGTTGGGCAACCTTGCTCACGCGCAAATGCTCGAAACAATTAATCTGCTGACTAAGGCCGAATTAAGTCAGTTGACAGCTGAATTGAAGAAAATATACCAGCAAATTGACGCCGGGCAGTTTGTGATTGAAGAAGGGGTCGAAGATGTTCACTCGCAGGTTGAATTGATGCTCACACGAGCGTTAGGTGATACGGGAAAGAAAATTCACTCGGGCCGGTCGCGCAACGATCAGGTGCTTGTCGATATGAAGCTCTTCACCCGCGACCGGCTCTGGCAGGTAGCCGAGAGCGTGCAGCGCGTATTCAACCGACTGGTGAGCCGGTCCGAACAACACAAAGATGATTTAGTGCCGGGCTATACGCACCTACAAATTGCGATGCCGTCATCGTTTGGATTGTGGTTTGGCGCGTATGCTGAAGCCCTGGCCGATGATATGCTGACGCTTCAAACGGCCTATCGGCTTGCCAACCGAAATCCGCTTGGTTCAGGCGCAGGCTATGGGTCTTCGTTCCCGCTTAACCGAACCCTTACAACTGAATTGCTGGGCTTCGAAGGCATGCACGTTAATGTCGTATACGCCCAAATGAGTCGGGGTAAAACCGAACAAACGGCACTGACCGCACTCGCTGCCGTAGCCGCCACGGTCTCGCGGATGGCCATGGATATTTGCCTGTACAACAGTCAAAATTTCGGTTTCCTGACTCTACCCGATGGCCTGACGACCGGCTCCAGCATTATGCCGCACAAGAAGAATCCGGATGTAGCCGAACTACTGCGGGCTAAAACCAACCGCATGAAAGCGCTGCCGATGGAAGTAACGCTCGTCATGAGTAACCTCCCTTCTGGCTATCACCGCGACATGCAGTTGCTGAAAGAAATCCTGATGCCTGCTTTCGACGAAATCCTGGATTGTCTGAGCATTACCGATTTCATGCTCGAACACATTCAGGTCAAACCCAATCTGCTGGATGATCCTAAATACGATCTGTTATTCAGCGTCGAACGGGTAAATGAGTTGGTATTACAAGGCGTGCCTTTCCGTGAAGCCTATCGAACCGTTGGGAAGGAAATTGCCGAATATACCTACCATCCACCCCGCGAATTGCATCACACGCACGAGGGCAGTATCGGTAATCTTGGCAATGATCTGATCAGCGAGGCAATGGAAAAGGCAATGGCTGGTTTCGGGGTAAACAAAGCACAACTGGCTATTGAGCAGTTATTGGCCTGA
- a CDS encoding Uma2 family endonuclease codes for MITSIETVQPHGRSESAVDSPGVDSPAIPESLIYEILNGRPLYYKGYRDVVAGTLKSEDLMGSSDLQAILVSLINTHITVNRDKKRYITATNESGLHIAVGDNLSADIAIFEKAKLSKLKGKYFDIAPKIVIEVDIKIDLNAIGSDVAYISEKTQELFDFGVERVLWVLSSIRKVIILHPNQDWITTDWSNDILVMEGCVLNIKKLLDEEEISY; via the coding sequence ATGATTACATCAATCGAAACCGTTCAGCCACACGGTCGGTCCGAGAGTGCGGTGGACTCGCCCGGCGTGGACTCGCCCGCCATTCCTGAATCGCTTATTTACGAGATACTCAATGGGCGCCCATTGTATTACAAGGGGTATCGGGATGTGGTGGCAGGGACTCTTAAATCCGAAGACCTTATGGGAAGTAGTGATTTACAAGCTATTTTGGTATCACTTATCAATACGCATATTACTGTCAATCGAGACAAAAAACGGTACATTACAGCTACAAACGAGTCAGGTTTGCATATAGCCGTTGGGGATAATCTGTCTGCCGATATAGCCATATTTGAAAAAGCAAAACTATCTAAACTTAAAGGCAAGTATTTTGATATAGCGCCAAAAATTGTGATTGAAGTCGATATCAAAATCGATCTGAATGCCATTGGCAGCGACGTAGCGTATATTTCCGAAAAAACACAGGAGCTATTCGATTTCGGTGTTGAGCGAGTGTTGTGGGTGTTATCCAGTATTCGCAAGGTCATTATTCTTCATCCAAATCAAGATTGGATAACTACCGATTGGAGCAACGATATACTGGTCATGGAAGGCTGCGTTCTCAACATCAAAAAACTCCTGGATGAGGAAGAAATTTCGTATTAA
- a CDS encoding SMP-30/gluconolactonase/LRE family protein, whose amino-acid sequence MKKSTFWAVIATASIGLLALTPTLAKPKPMKLVKVWETDTTLRTPESVLYDGKSTIYVANIDGKPGDLDGSGFISKVSLDGKIENLRWTSGLNAPKGMGLYKNKLYVTDVYRLVCINTENGQAEKTWDAVGKDSFLNDVTVAKDGTVYVSDNRNDKIYRLQDGKWEIFMEGEQLNKPNGLLAVGKDKLLIGSTKIGALQSVDLSTKAITKLADGMANTDGIVAEGKGNYFVSDWNGQIFHISADGTKEQLLDTREAKINSADIDYIARKKLLIVPTFYKNSLVAYRVE is encoded by the coding sequence ATGAAGAAATCTACATTTTGGGCCGTTATAGCAACTGCCAGCATTGGCCTACTCGCGTTGACACCTACACTTGCTAAGCCGAAACCTATGAAACTGGTGAAAGTATGGGAAACGGATACGACGCTCCGTACACCTGAATCTGTTCTTTACGATGGAAAAAGTACGATCTATGTAGCCAATATCGATGGAAAACCTGGCGATCTTGATGGAAGTGGCTTCATTTCTAAAGTGTCGCTGGATGGTAAAATCGAAAACCTGCGCTGGACATCGGGACTGAACGCTCCTAAAGGAATGGGGCTCTATAAAAATAAGCTTTATGTAACCGATGTGTATCGCCTGGTTTGTATCAATACCGAAAATGGGCAGGCCGAGAAAACCTGGGATGCTGTTGGGAAAGACAGTTTCTTAAATGACGTAACGGTAGCAAAAGATGGAACGGTGTACGTTTCCGATAATAGAAACGACAAAATCTACCGCCTGCAGGATGGTAAATGGGAGATTTTTATGGAAGGCGAACAACTTAATAAGCCCAACGGACTGCTGGCCGTTGGCAAGGATAAACTCCTGATTGGGAGCACTAAAATCGGGGCCTTGCAATCGGTAGATCTGTCTACAAAAGCGATAACGAAACTAGCCGACGGCATGGCTAATACAGATGGTATTGTAGCCGAAGGCAAAGGCAACTATTTTGTTTCGGACTGGAACGGACAGATTTTTCACATCAGTGCCGACGGTACAAAAGAACAGTTGCTGGATACACGTGAAGCAAAAATCAATTCGGCGGATATTGACTACATCGCCAGGAAAAAACTACTGATTGTTCCCACGTTTTACAAGAATAGTCTGGTTGCGTATCGGGTGGAGTAG
- a CDS encoding MFS transporter — protein MGQQTTNDTFASLRIPEFRYFVLNSFLITATLLIQEVTLGYELYKITHDPLMLGLVGLAEAIPFIALSLFGGHLADRRDKKSILQWSLLVILLGSVILYLVFQPSIVSGLSQTARLATIYGVLMLIGTAKGFYSPASSSLKPFLVPRELYANSATWSSSFWQAGAIVGPGLAGFLYSWVGFDNSLIVVIALLVVCYVLITLIDRKPVPVSNEPVLGLRESLKEGFRFVFKTQIVLYAISLDLFSVLFGGVVAILPVFAEDILKVGAEGLGFLRAAPSIGALLTMAYMTKHPPTHNAWRNMLLSVAGFGVATIVFSYSTNFYLSLLMLGLTGAFDSVSVIIRQTILQIFPPDHMRGRVAAVNGIFVSSSNEIGAFESGLLARLLGTVPSVALGGVVTLFVVGYVYAKSKELFAVRLS, from the coding sequence ATGGGTCAACAAACGACTAACGACACCTTTGCCTCCCTCCGAATTCCTGAATTTCGTTACTTCGTTCTGAACAGTTTTCTGATTACAGCCACCTTGCTGATTCAGGAAGTTACACTGGGCTACGAACTCTATAAAATTACTCATGACCCACTCATGCTGGGTTTGGTAGGTTTGGCAGAAGCGATACCTTTTATTGCTTTATCCCTTTTTGGGGGGCACCTGGCCGATCGGCGCGATAAGAAAAGCATTTTACAGTGGAGCCTGCTGGTTATTCTCCTTGGTTCCGTAATTCTGTATTTAGTTTTTCAGCCATCTATTGTGTCGGGTTTGTCGCAAACGGCTCGTTTAGCCACTATTTACGGCGTTCTGATGCTGATTGGCACAGCAAAGGGATTTTATTCGCCAGCCAGTTCGTCGTTAAAACCATTTCTGGTTCCTCGTGAACTCTATGCGAACTCCGCAACCTGGAGTAGCTCGTTTTGGCAGGCAGGCGCTATTGTTGGGCCGGGGCTGGCGGGGTTTTTATATAGCTGGGTTGGGTTCGATAACTCCTTGATTGTAGTCATTGCGCTGCTGGTAGTTTGTTATGTGCTCATTACCCTAATCGACCGGAAGCCCGTGCCTGTTAGCAACGAACCGGTTCTGGGTCTTCGGGAAAGTCTGAAAGAAGGATTTCGGTTTGTTTTCAAAACCCAGATTGTACTCTATGCTATTTCACTGGACTTATTCTCCGTTTTATTTGGGGGTGTAGTCGCTATTCTGCCCGTTTTTGCCGAAGATATTCTAAAAGTGGGGGCCGAGGGCTTAGGATTTCTACGAGCCGCTCCCTCAATCGGCGCTCTGTTAACTATGGCCTATATGACAAAGCATCCGCCAACGCACAATGCCTGGCGAAATATGCTGCTGTCGGTGGCCGGATTTGGAGTGGCCACGATTGTGTTTTCATATTCTACGAACTTCTATTTATCCCTGCTCATGCTGGGACTGACTGGTGCGTTCGATAGCGTGAGCGTGATTATCCGCCAGACGATTCTCCAGATTTTTCCACCCGACCATATGCGTGGGCGTGTGGCTGCTGTGAATGGTATTTTTGTTAGTTCATCGAATGAGATTGGTGCGTTTGAATCGGGCTTATTGGCCCGATTGCTTGGTACAGTTCCATCGGTGGCGTTAGGTGGTGTGGTTACCCTGTTTGTAGTTGGGTATGTCTATGCCAAATCAAAGGAATTGTTCGCAGTGCGATTGAGCTGA
- a CDS encoding phosphoribosylanthranilate isomerase, with translation MESPFRTRVKICCISSLDEAQLAIRLGADALGLVGRMPSGPGVVGDELAAQIVKSTPPPIATFMLTSETNLADIIAHQQRVGANTIQLVDAVPSETYAQLHQALPAIKVVQVIHVIDERNLDEALTAIQHGVDALLLDSGNPTLAVKELGGTGRVHNWQVSRQIVEQSSVPVFLAGGLKPENVREAIDTVQPFGLDICSGVRTNGHLDAHKLEAFMLALQ, from the coding sequence ATGGAATCTCCGTTCCGAACGAGGGTAAAAATTTGTTGTATTAGCAGCCTTGATGAAGCGCAACTGGCTATTCGGCTTGGTGCCGATGCCCTTGGATTGGTAGGTCGAATGCCCAGTGGTCCCGGTGTGGTCGGCGATGAATTGGCCGCTCAAATCGTCAAGTCGACTCCCCCACCCATAGCCACATTCATGCTAACCAGCGAAACAAATCTGGCTGATATCATCGCCCATCAACAGCGAGTCGGTGCAAATACCATTCAACTCGTAGATGCGGTACCGTCAGAAACCTACGCCCAATTGCATCAGGCTCTGCCTGCGATAAAAGTGGTGCAGGTCATACATGTTATCGACGAACGAAATCTCGATGAAGCGCTGACAGCCATTCAGCATGGAGTCGATGCATTGTTACTCGATTCAGGTAATCCAACGTTGGCTGTGAAAGAACTAGGTGGCACGGGACGCGTGCATAACTGGCAGGTAAGCCGTCAAATTGTCGAGCAGTCGTCGGTACCCGTGTTTCTGGCGGGTGGCCTAAAGCCCGAGAATGTACGCGAGGCTATTGACACAGTGCAACCTTTTGGCCTTGACATTTGCAGCGGTGTGCGCACAAACGGCCACCTGGACGCTCACAAACTCGAAGCGTTTATGTTGGCGCTACAGTAA
- a CDS encoding Hsp20/alpha crystallin family protein: MATLVRYNNFPTFFNPFYGRPVINRYQNTTPNVPAVNVKETETAFVLDLAAPGLKKEDLKINVENNKLTIAYQSEVKNEENTEKFTVQEFGFTSFERSFRLPKTVNADGIKAAYTDGILTVELPKIEVKEEKLVKEIAVA; the protein is encoded by the coding sequence ATGGCAACCTTAGTTCGATATAACAACTTCCCTACTTTCTTTAACCCATTCTACGGTCGTCCGGTAATCAATCGGTATCAGAACACGACACCGAACGTACCAGCCGTAAACGTAAAAGAAACCGAGACCGCTTTTGTCCTTGATCTGGCTGCGCCTGGTTTGAAAAAAGAGGACTTAAAAATTAACGTTGAAAACAACAAGCTGACGATTGCCTATCAATCGGAAGTGAAGAACGAAGAAAATACGGAGAAATTCACCGTTCAGGAATTTGGCTTTACATCATTTGAACGCAGTTTCCGCTTACCAAAAACGGTAAATGCTGATGGTATCAAAGCCGCTTATACCGATGGTATCTTGACGGTTGAACTACCCAAGATTGAAGTAAAAGAGGAAAAGTTGGTGAAGGAGATTGCCGTTGCCTAA
- a CDS encoding tetratricopeptide repeat protein, whose translation MKRLILPLVTLFLCTSLSPSASAQQTAVDFFESGITKSKANDFTGALQAFSMAITMNPDNSASYYNRGLAKANLKDHRGAILDYDRAIELNGKDALAYLSRGVSKSKQDDHRGALLDFSRSIELNPDDPQAYYNRGVSRSRIDQYRGALADFTKAIELDPGNAQTYYVRGITKQKLEDFAGSLPDFTKVVDLTPKRPQAYAGRGMSKVELNDFTGAVTDLNKAIELSPEDGESFFYRGYAKGKLEDYKSALADYDRAIALKGDNYRAYYGRGFCRSKLGDQKGAVQDFNQAIDMNNVNTDSKVVYSGKISRVTLDKLRDVVQERNKINELGNERAEAYFSRGISKNKQGDQKSAIIDLNKAIELSPTYAEAYFSRGLIKSAQGDQRAAIMDCNSAVKLNPRYAEVYYIRGIIKHSLGDENGGCLDLSKAGELGYNPAYKVISDYCN comes from the coding sequence ATGAAGCGACTTATACTGCCGCTGGTTACTCTGTTTTTGTGCACCAGCCTCAGCCCTTCTGCCAGCGCCCAGCAAACCGCCGTTGATTTTTTCGAAAGTGGCATTACCAAAAGTAAAGCAAACGATTTTACAGGTGCACTACAGGCATTCAGCATGGCTATCACCATGAATCCCGACAATTCGGCGAGTTATTATAATCGAGGACTAGCCAAAGCCAATCTAAAGGATCATCGGGGGGCCATCCTAGACTATGATCGTGCCATTGAACTTAATGGAAAAGATGCACTGGCTTATTTGAGCCGGGGAGTTAGCAAGAGCAAGCAAGACGACCATCGGGGTGCATTGCTGGATTTTAGCCGGTCTATCGAACTCAACCCCGATGATCCGCAGGCGTATTACAATCGGGGCGTTAGCCGAAGCCGCATTGATCAGTACCGGGGGGCTTTGGCCGATTTTACCAAAGCCATCGAACTCGATCCAGGCAACGCGCAAACCTACTACGTGCGGGGTATTACAAAACAAAAGCTGGAAGATTTTGCCGGTAGCCTGCCCGATTTTACGAAAGTAGTTGACCTAACGCCCAAACGTCCGCAAGCGTATGCTGGACGGGGTATGTCGAAGGTTGAGTTGAACGATTTTACCGGTGCCGTAACCGACCTCAATAAGGCTATTGAACTCAGTCCCGAGGATGGTGAGTCTTTCTTCTACCGGGGGTATGCCAAAGGAAAATTAGAAGATTATAAAAGTGCATTAGCCGATTACGATAGGGCCATTGCCCTTAAAGGTGACAATTATCGGGCTTACTACGGTCGAGGGTTCTGCCGGAGTAAACTTGGTGATCAGAAAGGTGCTGTTCAGGACTTTAATCAGGCCATTGATATGAACAATGTCAATACCGATTCAAAGGTTGTGTATAGCGGCAAGATCAGCCGTGTTACGCTCGATAAGCTACGAGATGTGGTACAGGAACGTAACAAGATCAACGAGTTAGGCAACGAACGTGCCGAAGCTTATTTCAGTCGGGGTATTAGTAAAAACAAACAGGGCGACCAAAAGTCGGCTATCATTGATCTTAACAAGGCTATTGAACTTAGCCCAACCTACGCCGAAGCGTATTTTAGCCGGGGCCTGATAAAATCGGCACAGGGCGATCAACGAGCCGCCATTATGGATTGTAACAGTGCCGTTAAACTAAACCCGCGTTATGCCGAAGTGTATTACATTCGGGGAATTATCAAACACAGTCTGGGCGATGAAAACGGCGGCTGTTTAGACCTCTCTAAAGCGGGCGAGCTTGGCTATAACCCAGCCTATAAAGTAATTAGTGATTATTGTAATTAA
- a CDS encoding AMP nucleosidase, with product MKTKEEIVQNWLPRYTGTPIEQFGEYILLTNFINYVELFAKKFDVEIFGLGRAMQTATANNITIINFGMGSAMAATVMDLLSAVNPKAVLFLGKCGGLKKTQIGDLVLPIAAIRGEGTSNDYMRPEIPALPSFRLQRAVSSTIKKYELDYWTGTVYTTNRRIWEHDEQFKDYLRELRTMAIDMETATIFTVGFVNSIPHGALLLVSDNPLVPEGVKTEESDKKVTGQFVNVHLDIGIDALLELESSGDSVKHLRFE from the coding sequence ATGAAGACAAAAGAAGAAATCGTTCAGAACTGGCTACCACGCTACACCGGTACACCCATCGAGCAATTTGGTGAATACATTTTGCTGACCAATTTTATCAATTATGTTGAGTTGTTTGCCAAGAAGTTCGATGTAGAAATTTTTGGCCTGGGCCGGGCTATGCAAACCGCTACGGCCAACAACATTACCATTATTAACTTCGGAATGGGTAGCGCTATGGCGGCTACGGTTATGGATCTACTGTCGGCAGTTAATCCAAAAGCAGTTTTGTTTTTAGGTAAATGTGGTGGGTTGAAAAAAACGCAGATCGGCGATCTGGTGCTGCCAATTGCGGCTATTCGGGGCGAAGGCACGAGTAACGACTATATGCGTCCCGAAATTCCGGCCCTACCTTCCTTCCGATTGCAGCGGGCAGTATCGTCAACGATCAAGAAATACGAACTGGATTACTGGACAGGCACGGTTTATACCACCAACCGGCGGATCTGGGAACACGACGAACAGTTCAAGGATTACCTGCGCGAACTTCGGACAATGGCTATCGATATGGAAACCGCTACGATTTTTACGGTAGGTTTCGTTAACTCCATCCCACACGGTGCCTTGTTGCTCGTGTCTGATAACCCACTGGTGCCAGAAGGTGTCAAAACCGAAGAGAGCGATAAGAAAGTGACAGGCCAGTTCGTCAATGTTCACCTGGATATTGGTATCGACGCTCTGCTCGAACTTGAATCATCCGGTGATTCAGTAAAGCATTTGCGGTTTGAGTAG
- a CDS encoding type I restriction enzyme HsdR N-terminal domain-containing protein produces the protein MVDLNLPPFDYKTKQVEGKPYIFDLLRRKYVRLSPEEWVRQHIVNLLLTHYAYPKALIRSEGGLSLNQTQKRTDVVVFDRQGQPFLVVECKAPHIALTQTVFDQIARYNHVHRAPYIVISNGLTHYCCCVNHDTADVQFMDDFPAFV, from the coding sequence ATGGTCGACTTGAACCTCCCTCCTTTTGACTACAAAACTAAACAAGTCGAAGGAAAACCATATATTTTTGACTTACTACGCCGGAAGTACGTTCGGTTGTCGCCCGAAGAATGGGTCCGACAGCATATCGTGAACCTGTTACTAACGCATTACGCCTACCCAAAAGCGCTCATCCGCTCCGAAGGGGGGCTGAGCCTCAACCAAACACAGAAACGAACGGATGTGGTTGTGTTTGACCGTCAGGGACAACCGTTTTTGGTAGTCGAATGTAAAGCTCCTCATATTGCGCTTACGCAAACGGTTTTCGACCAGATTGCCCGCTATAATCATGTTCATCGGGCACCTTATATCGTCATTTCAAACGGCCTGACACACTATTGCTGCTGCGTGAATCATGATACGGCTGATGTACAATTTATGGATGACTTCCCGGCATTTGTTTAA
- a CDS encoding YceI family protein codes for MKKATLIAALLFSSVGAFAQSWSLDKAHSNLAFTVTHMMLSEVDGKFQNFDVKMTSAKDDFSDAQIDLTADVNSIYTNQEKRDAHLKSPDFFDATKYPTLTFKSKSISKVSGNKYKLVGDLTMHGVTKPVTLDATITGPVTNPMNKKTLAGFKVSGEVKRADFTLGTIPAAVVSDEITIRATGELVKN; via the coding sequence ATGAAAAAAGCAACTTTAATTGCTGCCTTGTTATTCTCGTCAGTGGGCGCTTTCGCTCAGAGCTGGTCACTTGACAAAGCTCACTCAAATCTGGCCTTCACTGTAACGCACATGATGTTATCGGAGGTTGACGGGAAATTCCAGAATTTCGACGTGAAAATGACGTCTGCTAAAGATGATTTCTCAGATGCTCAAATCGACCTGACCGCCGATGTAAATAGCATTTATACGAATCAGGAAAAACGTGATGCTCACCTGAAAAGCCCCGATTTTTTCGACGCTACCAAGTATCCAACATTGACCTTTAAAAGTAAGTCGATTAGCAAAGTATCAGGTAACAAATACAAACTGGTAGGTGATCTGACGATGCACGGTGTAACGAAACCCGTAACGCTTGACGCTACGATTACAGGTCCAGTTACCAACCCAATGAACAAGAAAACCTTAGCTGGTTTTAAAGTAAGTGGTGAAGTAAAACGCGCTGATTTTACGTTAGGTACTATTCCTGCGGCTGTTGTTAGCGATGAAATTACGATCCGGGCTACCGGCGAGCTTGTTAAAAATTAA
- a CDS encoding MarR family winged helix-turn-helix transcriptional regulator, which translates to MSIETDIKQSTPFKSPYHRVMVNLIFTSNWMAASQMHMLKPFGLTLQQYNVLRILRGQYPEPVKVSDITERMLDKMSNASRLVDKLLAKKLVLRTECPSDRRAVDVLITEEGLALLNKLDVYQTEWSEIQRNKLTEEEAIYLSQLLDRLRE; encoded by the coding sequence ATGTCCATTGAAACTGATATAAAACAGAGCACACCATTTAAATCGCCCTACCACAGGGTCATGGTGAACCTGATCTTTACCAGCAACTGGATGGCGGCCAGTCAGATGCATATGTTAAAGCCATTTGGCCTGACATTGCAACAATATAATGTGTTGCGCATTTTACGTGGGCAGTATCCTGAGCCGGTTAAGGTTAGTGATATTACAGAGCGTATGCTCGATAAAATGTCTAATGCGTCGCGATTGGTGGATAAACTTCTTGCCAAGAAACTCGTACTACGCACCGAATGCCCCAGCGACCGTCGGGCCGTTGATGTACTAATTACAGAGGAGGGATTGGCATTGCTCAATAAGTTAGATGTATATCAGACGGAGTGGTCTGAAATACAGCGAAATAAACTAACTGAAGAGGAGGCTATTTACCTGAGCCAGTTGCTCGATCGACTTCGAGAATAG
- a CDS encoding GNAT family N-acetyltransferase: MTIRSATISDAASLTELAATTMREAFGPPHNPTELVEEYIQSAISVPVMEAELTDRRSFFFLVESSDGQPVGYAKLRQHAPPRRMTHRNAIEIQRIYLLQNQIGQGQGRMLMEYCLNWARGQGYDAVWLGVWERNGRAIAFYERMGFERFGFHYFQFGTERQRDFWLQKQLIS, translated from the coding sequence ATGACCATTCGATCTGCTACTATCTCCGACGCTGCTTCGCTAACTGAACTGGCAGCCACCACGATGCGCGAGGCTTTTGGGCCTCCCCACAATCCCACCGAACTCGTTGAGGAGTATATTCAGTCGGCCATAAGCGTGCCAGTTATGGAAGCTGAACTGACTGACCGAAGATCCTTCTTTTTTCTGGTCGAATCATCGGACGGACAGCCGGTTGGGTATGCTAAACTACGCCAGCATGCTCCTCCACGAAGAATGACGCACCGGAATGCGATCGAGATTCAGCGAATCTATCTGTTACAAAATCAAATTGGCCAGGGACAGGGTCGTATGCTCATGGAGTATTGCCTCAATTGGGCGCGCGGGCAGGGTTATGACGCCGTATGGCTTGGTGTATGGGAGCGTAATGGGCGCGCCATCGCCTTCTATGAACGAATGGGCTTCGAGCGATTCGGCTTTCATTATTTTCAGTTTGGTACCGAACGTCAGCGGGATTTCTGGCTTCAGAAACAATTAATCAGTTAA